gcttcaatgaatagaagaaaggataatagtatgtgacccataggtcgttacaaatcatagtttcaaaaggtaacatagtttgaatgcaaataaaacgtttcatgcggtgacgactctaacaagcgcagcgggtgtctacagtaaGACTACAACAGCgaaagcggctaaccttaagcacctgagaaaaatatgcttaaaaacgtcaacacaaaggttggtgagctatagtttaagtataacagtaatgtaatgtaggccacgagatttcagtgctacaaagagcatttcaaaacagtatgtaaagtatatgtttaaccgtgggcacttggtaactaacttaatgtttataaccccctgaaagtacacttggcgagtgcatatgtttacgaagtattaaacacccgttaaatactagcgctacaagcccgagtggggatgtcgaaccctatggatccatatctaagatttgcattcaccggttcaaagaccaatgactaaacgttaccgagctaaggggaaagtttatgccattgtataacccacacatatataaagtttaagtactcgtgcctagtatgtaaaacgtaaaatgcgcatgtattctcagttcccaaaatagttaaagtaaaaaagggatgctataacttacAGTGGAAAAGTAGTGGTAAAGTATGGCTCGGGAAaattaagcaagtatgtaggtccgaaaagtcctcaacctaagtcaaaagttactaagtcagtaaatcgttcccgataggtttaaaagtatgtaaattaggtcttaaaggtcatcatcattcatcatctaacAAAAGTATAAAGtttgtttcattctagaaaagagtttaaaacaaaggctgacttcggtcagtcgccacggcctctatacctattgaaataaggtgagaccagtggccatggctccgtatataagtgctttagttgctgtaaacattccagaagcaaactcgtctttgtttgactgtggcgactgtttaagtacgagtaggtcagaattttcagcacaacgttaaaaggacatagtgacgttcggagggccatagatcctaaaccgtaactcggattaagacgagtcttaaacgaaaaattatctactcgaacagagataactgaaaatcaactttacagtagcccaggtattctgatcagttccagaaagcagtaaacagtgtgttctggtggattcttggtgcttgatgttcatcacggttctcatccttgatgcatatagcttcaagtgtacaacttgttgatgtgtttacatcatctttaccaagttttgaccatcataacacaagtgtaagtctaagataagtagcacaactcaattaagtgttgcaagtagtttgatgaaccaaagttacatcaagatcttagatccgacacatacatgaactctaaaagtaatattaaccaagttttgactatcatgacactagtgtaagtctaagatatgtagaacaactcacttaagagttgtatgatgtttgatgaaccaaagttacatcaagatcttagatccaacacatacaagagttataaaagaaatattaaactacaaacttgaaaataaacttaagcaaacaagatcttaagttgtagaacatagttcttagttagatcttaaagatcctagacccaaaagtctagatctaaagttcttaagttaaatccaacacaagtatatgaagttataactaaaaagttatacttccatgttcttgaacttacaaagttaactttggttcaagaaaaatgagatcaagattaactagtaatacttgaccaaattaacaacatttcaactttaaagtacataaaatgaagaaataaattaaatctacaagtaacaaatTCATGGTTTTTCatgctttaaagattcaagccaaggctttgatctttaagaaagtaaaccttaagtttacaaacatggattcaagtaatgattttacaactcatgaactttaaattctttaaaacattaagtgtagaaccataactagaaagcttaggtccttgtatgttcttgtatgaacaagataaaatgaagaacaaactagaaagtttgattcttaataactagtaaAGAAACAATaataactacaagtaattaaacaataaCAAGGAACAAGTATCaaaacaaacaaatgatgatgatgatttgtgtaGGCTATGGTTTTGAAGacaagaaaaggaagaagaaagtCTTGAAAGAAACTCACAATTTGAGAGAGAACTTAAGAGAAAAATGTgaagtattttgtgtgtgtaaaatgaaatgtAAACTAGTGAATGAGTAATAAGGAAATGCAAACATGGAACTCCCTTTACCTAGGTGATGGCCGACGGTTTTCAACACAAAAGGGGAAAGGGAAAATCCACTAGTTACTTGCATGTAAAGGTGAAGATGCTCTCTTAAAATGGTAATAAAGCTAGAtgcatgggaaagatgtgtaatTGATACAAGTAATTAGACCCCTTACAAGTTAATTAATCTAGTTCCATCTcaaagtaatacttgcataataagatgggctaattagtctattaaggatgtagggtgggcttcttagtccattaacattaataaaagtccaagttcaagtaattaacaaataaatccaacaaagcccaagtaattaactagtgaccttagttaattaaaaatgatcaataaaaattaatcatggatgcaaataatatccgaaatattattcgtgaaaaattcgtgtgtcacaaagacgtgtagggcaattaaaagtcaagtacggtaacaagtaaatgtatagaaatacattcattaacacgtaagcattaataataaacattattaattaaaccttggaaaatccagggtcgttacaatataactcctgaaataaataatgtttcgagtttgataaactataaattcgttaaaatatcaagacttatattatgttaatataataaacatgtatagatttaaagatcatattgagtcaggttgacttttgagatgacttttgttaacttttgcatgtcgatctcgagcattaggattgtgatacactatgacccgacctagcttgttagacatgtattgaccaacatatgttctctaggttgagatctacggttattttacatttcgagtttcggtcacatttcagtgaatgaccttatgtgttgctaaggtgagtttcatttgctccctttttaattacatttgcaatatatatttttgggctgagaatacatgcactttattttatacgcaatggacacaagtacatactaaattctacactgagtttgaaccgaaaatcccttagctttggtaactagtaactgctagttataagaactggtgggcgcgagtagttatatatgtatccatagggcttgacatccccgtctgttccaggtatagaaaccctagcctgaactataaaacagacgtatgctatttgagtttagtacacgttggatttcgtatattgtacatgttggttgcatgtatgttaaaacaggtacttataataacgttaaagcttagttaccagggtgctcaatcttgtagaatattttgataaacgtttctggatgaaacaactgaaatcttgtgatccacctttacatacagattatgcgcaacattaaaactatgaactcaccaacctttgtgttgacacttttaagcatgtttattctcagtttcctagaagtcttccgctatttgcttatatgtgatacaagttatgtgcatggagtcatacatgctttattcgagaaaacgttgcaatcacaaaatcatcaccatgtatcttatactgcattatcaacggatgtagtattgtaaactattaattacggtgattgtctatatgtataaatcatcaaacgtcaaaaaccttggaatttgatattcaattatggtgtgccttttcaaaagaatgcaatgtttacaaaacgtatcatgtagaggtcagtacctcactgtgaaatcgatgaatgatgtattcgtccaaacggatttggacgggtcatcacagcgtTGCTACAAGAAGCATTATAAACTTTATCTTTAACATTGTCAacattaaattaataaaataagtttctaAAAACTAGTTAGGTGGCGTTTGGTTTGATAATTTGAAATCTCGAATTTGAAATTTCACGGGATTTAAATCCCAAGGCTTGAAACCACCACAGAATGACACTTGAAAAACCCCAACTTTTTTTCTAGGTTAGAATGCCCTGCATTCCTCTCAGAATTTGAAATCCTATAATGTGTTTGGTTTTGGGAATGAAATCCCGTGATCTATAAAACGTAAACATAAAAcctaaaatgtaaaaagtaaaacaTAAAACTTTAACGTAAAACTTAAACGTAAAGCGTTTGTTGTGAAACGTAAATCATAAAAAGTAATTTGTAAACTGTAAATGTAAACTTAAAATGTAGAGCGAATCGTAAACATAAACCGTAAATGTGAACGTAAAACATAAACCTTAAACGAAAAACGTAACTGTAAAACATAAATGTAAACCGTATAAATAACCCGTAATACGTTAACTGTAAAATGTAAAACATTAACGTAAACCTAAATGTATAATGTAAACGAAAAACGTAAAGGATAAAATGTAAAATATAAACGTAAATCGTAAACTTAAAACGTAAACATAAAACGTAAAATGTAAACCGTAAAATTAACATAATATAAATACACGTAGAAaaagataaatattatattgaattaaCGAACATCAGATGTTAACAAACTAGTATACGATCATCCCGCGCGTTGCTGCAGGCACGATGATTGTCGACGTACAAAACTATATGTTCTTATTAATACATATTATTTGTATTGAGCTTaccaaattttatatttaaataaggGGTTCAACTTATTAAATTCACATAATTTCATTATCTATAATATTTATAAGTAAGCTAATCAAACCATCATAACTTCAATAATTTTGTTAATCATTATTAAAATTTAAGAAAAGCAAAACAAATTTCGTTAAATTGCTTAAAATGATTATACAAAAGAATAAATGTCAAACAAAAGTGAGCAATAACCGTTATGTACTACTCATTCTTGCATATTTACGACATCGCTTAAGATTATCGTAAGGAAACACTAAAAAactaataaaaatatttaaaaactgcAAATTAAATTAAATGagcatttatttataaataaaaatgaacATCAAATATTAATGTTTTTATTTAAAAAGAAGTCGAAAGAGCGGAGAGTCACACCCTAAATTCCTCATTAACTAGAATAGAAAAAAAAAAGGTTACCTTTTTATGCAATTTGTCATTTTTTAAATTGTAACGAACAGTCCCTGAGCTAGCATCCATTTCGGTCAAACACAGTAGCAAATCAAACGACTACATGTGGCCATTTAACCGTTGTGATGCCCGTAGTTCTCCCCCACAATGATCCCACGGTGCCCGTTGTGGTCGTTGTGGGTAACGAAACACCTTGGTTGTTTAGCACGATGCATGGTCTAATCTatggtttctattaaaatcctataatgatgatgtcattattaggctaatttatttgttaaaaaaaatcaaaaaataaaaggaaaaaaaatctAAGGatagtgggtgatgtcattaatctaaataattttgaattaaaattaaatcttattaattaattattattattaaatcttattaaaaaaaatttaattattaaaattaaataattttgaattattttaattaattattttgaattgagtacgagaaggtatataaGTTATGAAGAAGAAaacaaattctaaatttatattttaatttacacttttaaataaaatgacaaccaatattacctCTCATGATTAGATATGAATTGTTTAATAtgtattttaggtgtttgatgaaatgttcagctgacgagtttcttagtcggactctgtggtttcaCGGGTAATTAAACTAaaagactttagcatttacgttcacttaatatataaaacataacatTAAACTGGtttgtttaaacaaactcgtggttctaCGAGTCATTTCACTATTAATTAATATAACTCTAACAAAAAATCatgtaattatatattttattcatTATAATTCTCGTTTTATATTTTCACCAAACTAACTATTTTTCTTTCATTTCTAATATTTATTTTACCAAGCTAACTATTTTCCTTTCATTTCTTTTAATTTTCATCAAAGTCACTAATATGTTTTAACTATTCTATATTGCTTTTCTTTTCCACTGTATTTATAAAAACTTCTTATAGAATCaggttttattttttacttttttttaacgACTATATCGATGTCGAATGCTCTAATGTGTCACCCACATACGTGTTAGGAGAAAactcaattcgcgacgatgttgacAATACCATCGAAGGATGGGAAAACCCGTTCAGAGACCTttccaaatcgcattgatgttggtaGTACCATCAAAGATTGGAAGAAATGACGATGGATCGGGCGATGCCATATCTatatagtttttgttcatccatattcatattcattaAATATCAGTTCATCCATCTATCTCCATATCCACTGGATTAAGCGGAATGGATATCCGTTGGATGTTGAAAAAGTTTCGTAATATGCGATGAAAACAAATATTTAGTATAGTAAAattaaatataacatgacatagtTAATATTTATCGACAAGAATGTATAATATTTGTCGAAGATAGAACACAATTTGTTAACTTTACTATTCAACGtagattaaaaaaaaattaaatatgtaatttgtatgtttatttagatatacatgttttattgttATATCATACTTTTTTCGCTATAAAGTTGAAAACAAAATATGAATTTAACGTCAAATGCATttttaatactccctccgtcccattacaagtgtccacttactttttgcacacagttttaggaaatcccactaactccattctccaccaatcagaaatcttctctcttcagaataacctcttctcattggttgaaatacaaagtggacacttgaaatgggacatccctaaatagaaatgtggacacttgtggtgggacggaggtagtagtaaatatgtaagcataaatctatatttatatatttgtatatacatTTCGGGTtttaatggatatatccattaatTAAACTTTTTATTCATGTTCATATCCACTTTCTGCTTCGAGTGAGAATCGAATCTGGGTTGACAGTACACTAAGTTGGATCTCACCTTATACCACTTAAGTTAAGCTTCGATGATATCGAATCAGGTTTTATCTACATTTGTGTTGAGTTGATTAATATACCAATAACCAACTTTTTAATCAACTTGTGAAATACATCGCATCAATCTCGTCTTTATTCTTCCTTTTTATCTTATTCTTTTCCTCGAGAAAGATACGATGTAGATAAACATAACTAACGTGAGTTTGTGATCGCTTATATAATCCTCAAATAATGATCAGCCATCAAATAAACTAACCAGTATTTAATTTGATCTATCAAACGTCTATGTATTATACGTaacataatatcattattaattattggagtaattattaaattatagtattacattaaaaataaattaaattaaattaatgttATTTATTACGAGTATTTTTTAATCAAAACAAAAGACAAACGTAACGGAAACCAACCCATAAAAAGTACGACGTTAAGTATACTAATATCACTACCTTTTTATAAGTTATCACAACTTTGCTTCTTAATCTTACTACTAATCACCATTTCCCAAGCACTTTTTATATTATTTCtctcttttataattataattattacacaCACAAAATGACTGTATACATATAAGGAAAATCATTGATCTCCCTCAATTCTCAGAATTAAACAACGGTAATCTTCATTTTACTGTTTTGATATTCCTCATTCAAACATAGATCCCTTCATTCTATTCTTAGCAAAATGTTTTTTATTTGGTCTTTTGTATTTTATTGTTCTTTTGTAATCCAAGTACAATCACACCCATTTTGTGATTTAAGTTAATTAAAATGTATTAGTAAGTATATTTGATTCGGTTCAATTGGGTTATGGGTTTCTTTAACCAAATGGGTACTTTATGTAAAGATTGATACTTTCAATTCATTAGCTGAATCTCTTTTCAAGAATCATATTCTTTTTTGGTGAATTGAATTGGGTATGAATTTATATTTGATGATGATTTCAAGATAATCGAATAATTAATTTATTCTGTTGTTTATATTTTGAAGTTGATTTATTTTGAAGAAGATATGCTAGGTGAACTTATTACAAAAAGCCTTGTGTAAGCAGCTCTCATTTATCAATTTTTttgttattttgtttttatttttttagatttaACTTTGGCAAATTGGTTTTGATAaataaaatctatatatatgtatgatgTATGATTACAGGTTGATTCTTGGATATGCATATCCAGCTTTTGAGTGCTTTAAAACCATTGAAAGACATGGTGCAGCAAATTCAGAATTAAGATTTTGGTGTCAATATTGGTAAATTTTCCTTTTTTTCATATATCACACATTCACACTTTAAAATTAAATTTGAAAATTGACCTTATTGGTTCTTTGGTCAACTGTATATTTAGGATTAGATCAATCAACCTCTTTATTCTAATTGACGAACATTTAAGTATCTTGATAATTTGATAGTGTTTGATCTGCTTGTGAATGTCTTAGTCTCACTAATAAGATAAACAAGCACATCATATTCAAAGATAATACTGGTTAAATTAGACTTTGAAAAAGGTCAAAATTAGACTTTTAAAAAGGTCAAATCCTTTTTTTTCCGTCGAATGAAAAGTGGTGATGGGGTAGTGACTTGTAACTAGTATAGTGAAGTTTGCACTATCTATCGAATTTGGTTACCTCTGTTAAAAGTTTATAGTAACACAATAACTGCATTGTAATTATGATTTCTATTCAGGGTGATCATCGCAATACTTACAGTTGTTGAACGAATCGGTGATATATTTATTTCTTGGTACGTATCAAAAATGTTATGCACACTAATCGCTTATTGATGATCTATGCTTTTTTCACGTAAGAAATAATTATGTATAACTTGTTTATGTGATTAATCTTATTAGGGTACCAATGTATGGAGAATTGAAGCTAGCCCTTATTATATATTTATGGTATCCTAAAACTAAGGTGAACAATATAACAATATATCTTgtgaaatgtttttttttttttttttaagggcaagatgaacatatatatcttgtcaaatgttattatttttttgttaaatGTTAATGTTATGTGTTTTGTGTTTCTAAAAAGGGAAAGTTAATGACTTTTTCAGGGAACGGGATATGTATATAACGCCATGTTGAGACCATTTGTAGCGCGCCATGAAACTGATATCGAAAAAAGTTTAAGGGAAATGAGAAGGAAAGTGTGTGATGTGGCGATTTATTATTGGCACAATTCTTCGAATTGGGACAAACTACACTTTATGAAATATTTCGATATTTGGCTTCAAAACCTTCAAGATCGAGATCCGAAGTACCATTTTTCTCCTTCTCGTTTTCAAAGAAACCCGCTAAGCAAAAAACAAAGAAGATATGGTGATACAGTGTTTAAC
This genomic stretch from Rutidosis leptorrhynchoides isolate AG116_Rl617_1_P2 chromosome 11, CSIRO_AGI_Rlap_v1, whole genome shotgun sequence harbors:
- the LOC139877633 gene encoding putative HVA22-like protein g, which encodes MLGELITKSLVLILGYAYPAFECFKTIERHGAANSELRFWCQYWVIIAILTVVERIGDIFISWVPMYGELKLALIIYLWYPKTKGTGYVYNAMLRPFVARHETDIEKSLREMRRKVCDVAIYYWHNSSNWDKLHFMKYFDIWLQNLQDRDPKYHFSPSRFQRNPLSKKQRRYGDTVFNDA